Proteins co-encoded in one Halodesulfovibrio marinisediminis DSM 17456 genomic window:
- a CDS encoding RidA family protein, protein MSDIKRMEIGTRMSKIVINNGVVYLAGQVADNADEGIKEQTQNMLAKVEALLAEAGSDIEHILSATLYIRDMKDFAQMNEVWDAWVPEGHAPARACVEARLARPELLVEVSIVAAQK, encoded by the coding sequence ATGAGCGATATCAAACGCATGGAAATCGGCACCCGCATGAGCAAAATCGTTATCAACAACGGCGTAGTTTACCTTGCCGGTCAGGTAGCTGATAATGCAGACGAAGGCATTAAAGAGCAGACCCAAAACATGCTCGCTAAAGTTGAAGCCCTGTTAGCCGAAGCAGGCAGTGATATTGAACATATCCTTTCTGCTACTTTATACATTCGTGACATGAAAGACTTCGCACAGATGAACGAAGTATGGGACGCATGGGTTCCAGAAGGCCACGCACCTGCTCGCGCTTGTGTTGAAGCCCGTCTTGCACGTCCAGAACTTCTCGTAGAAGTTTCTATCGTAGCAGCACAAAAATAA
- a CDS encoding RNA recognition motif domain-containing protein — protein sequence MNKNIYVGNLSWGCTDQDLRNLFAEFGEVASARVIEDRETDRSRGFGFVEMDADGATQAIEALNGTSFQGRDLRVNEAQPRERRPRY from the coding sequence TTGAATAAGAATATTTATGTTGGCAACCTTTCCTGGGGCTGTACTGACCAAGACCTTCGCAACCTTTTTGCTGAATTCGGCGAAGTTGCATCTGCTCGTGTAATCGAAGATCGTGAAACCGATCGTTCCCGTGGTTTTGGCTTCGTGGAAATGGATGCTGACGGTGCGACTCAGGCTATTGAGGCACTTAACGGTACCAGCTTCCAGGGCCGTGACCTTCGTGTAAACGAAGCTCAGCCTCGTGAACGTCGCCCACGCTACTAG
- a CDS encoding DUF1786 domain-containing protein produces the protein MKSTLFLDIGSGTQDVLYYRDDVELENCSKFVLPSPAKMIAKRIMELTEAKRDIYMFGSNMGGGFFGAMKKHLDAGLHVAIHPDAAYALNDDPKRVAALGITICEDCPSGFVPIELCDYNAGWWSAYLGMAGLPNPDEVIVAAQDHGVHKEESNRIGRFRMWQELLSRHEGDPYSLLYKKPADSLTRLATIQKATGGGCVADSASAAVLGALYVPEVAQRSWRTGVTIVNVGNSHISAFLVYQEKIRGVYEHHTGMLTQEELLHDLKEFRRGWLTDDMVRDAGGHGCMYLELPAEAEGFFPTYLLGPKRSILEGQGVLIAPGGDMMLAGCFGLLKASQNIE, from the coding sequence ATGAAATCAACTCTCTTTCTTGATATTGGTAGCGGAACTCAAGATGTTTTGTATTACCGTGACGATGTGGAATTGGAAAATTGCAGCAAATTTGTGTTGCCTTCTCCCGCTAAGATGATTGCAAAGCGCATTATGGAGCTTACCGAAGCTAAGCGCGACATTTATATGTTCGGTTCAAATATGGGCGGCGGTTTCTTTGGTGCAATGAAAAAACATCTTGATGCCGGACTGCATGTTGCTATCCATCCTGACGCAGCCTACGCGTTGAATGATGATCCAAAGCGTGTAGCTGCTCTTGGTATTACGATCTGTGAAGACTGTCCTTCAGGTTTTGTTCCGATAGAGCTTTGTGACTACAATGCCGGTTGGTGGAGTGCATATCTTGGTATGGCTGGTCTGCCTAATCCTGATGAAGTGATTGTTGCAGCTCAGGATCATGGTGTGCATAAAGAGGAAAGTAATAGAATTGGCCGCTTCCGCATGTGGCAGGAGTTACTTTCCCGTCATGAGGGTGATCCGTATTCATTGTTATATAAGAAACCTGCAGACTCCCTTACTCGTCTGGCAACTATACAAAAGGCTACTGGGGGCGGTTGTGTAGCTGACAGTGCTTCTGCGGCTGTTCTTGGTGCATTGTATGTTCCGGAAGTGGCGCAGCGAAGCTGGCGTACAGGGGTTACCATTGTAAATGTCGGTAACAGCCATATTTCAGCTTTTCTTGTGTATCAGGAAAAGATTCGTGGTGTGTACGAGCATCATACCGGTATGTTGACTCAAGAAGAGTTGCTTCATGACCTTAAAGAGTTTCGTCGTGGCTGGCTTACTGATGACATGGTACGTGATGCTGGTGGTCACGGTTGCATGTACCTTGAATTGCCGGCTGAAGCTGAGGGCTTTTTCCCAACATACTTGCTTGGACCAAAGCGCAGTATTCTGGAAGGACAGGGTGTTTTAATTGCTCCTGGTGGTGATATGATGCTGGCCGGATGCTTTGGCCTGCTTAAAGCTTCGCAGAATATTGAATAA
- a CDS encoding phenylacetate--CoA ligase family protein has protein sequence MIYFDPAEGWSREEIEQAQVARLRTTVAQAAKAPIYRERFDEMGITPDSIQSVEDVRKLPVTTKDDLRAQYPDKMNTVPRKDIVRMHASSGTTGSPTVIHYTQSDLDSWSDLVARCLHMVGVRPEHVFQNMTGYGLFTGGLGLHYGAERLGCLTMPSGPGNTKRQFMLMKDFNTYAAHIIPSYALYLGAALRDMGMSPEDLPLGIIITGAEPHTEEARQRIEELLGAKAYNSYGLSEMNGPGVAFECTEQYGMHIWEDAFLPEIVNPETLEPVAEGEVGELIMTTLCRTGMPIIRYRTRDLTRFITDECPCGRLHRRIDRILGRADDMLIIKGVNIYPMQIERVLMEFDEVGENYVIELERENFIDQLRVKVEIKDEHFVEDMRVLQGLQRKIASRLCSEILITPRVEIVQHNSLPKAEGKAQRVVDKRE, from the coding sequence ATGATATACTTTGATCCGGCAGAAGGATGGTCACGGGAAGAAATCGAACAGGCACAGGTTGCCCGCTTACGCACAACTGTAGCTCAGGCTGCTAAGGCTCCAATTTATCGTGAAAGATTTGATGAAATGGGCATTACTCCTGATTCTATTCAGAGTGTTGAAGACGTACGCAAGTTGCCTGTGACAACAAAAGATGATCTTCGCGCCCAGTATCCGGATAAAATGAATACTGTTCCGCGAAAAGATATCGTGCGCATGCATGCATCCAGCGGAACAACAGGTTCTCCGACCGTTATTCATTATACCCAGAGCGATCTTGATAGTTGGTCAGATCTTGTGGCTCGCTGTCTCCATATGGTTGGTGTGCGCCCAGAGCATGTGTTCCAGAATATGACTGGCTACGGTCTGTTCACTGGTGGTCTGGGATTACACTACGGTGCTGAGCGTCTTGGTTGTCTTACCATGCCATCAGGACCGGGGAATACAAAGCGTCAGTTTATGTTAATGAAAGATTTCAACACATATGCTGCGCACATTATTCCTTCTTACGCCTTGTACTTGGGCGCTGCACTGCGCGACATGGGCATGTCGCCAGAAGATTTGCCGCTGGGCATCATCATTACAGGTGCGGAGCCGCATACGGAAGAAGCGCGTCAGCGCATTGAGGAACTTCTCGGTGCGAAGGCATATAACTCATACGGGTTGTCAGAAATGAATGGCCCTGGTGTTGCTTTTGAATGTACAGAACAATACGGAATGCACATTTGGGAAGATGCATTTCTCCCTGAAATCGTGAATCCGGAAACGTTGGAGCCTGTAGCAGAAGGCGAGGTTGGTGAGCTTATTATGACCACCTTATGCCGAACCGGTATGCCAATTATCCGTTACCGAACCAGAGACCTTACTCGATTTATTACCGACGAATGCCCTTGCGGCAGATTGCATAGACGCATTGATCGAATTTTAGGTCGCGCTGACGATATGCTTATTATTAAAGGGGTTAATATTTACCCTATGCAGATCGAACGTGTGCTTATGGAGTTCGATGAAGTAGGCGAGAACTATGTAATTGAGCTTGAGCGTGAGAATTTTATAGACCAGTTGCGGGTAAAAGTGGAAATTAAGGACGAACACTTTGTAGAGGACATGCGTGTCCTTCAGGGACTGCAACGCAAAATAGCTTCACGGCTTTGTAGTGAAATTCTTATCACGCCGCGTGTTGAAATCGTCCAGCACAACAGTCTTCCTAAGGCAGAAGGCAAAGCACAGCGAGTGGTAGATAAACGAGAATAA
- a CDS encoding DUF456 domain-containing protein: METVLAVVFTALMVMFLGLHFLSMPANFLIMGMLVLWKFMYPAQSADMNTMFFVLTGGLVLLGEALEFISQLMGAKKYGGTKKGNLGGIIGAICGAIIGAPFFLGLGALLGALGGAYAGCLIFEIAHGRELHGAMVAAKGAFYGKFLGMSIKFGVGVFVVVYGAKHIWT; the protein is encoded by the coding sequence GTGGAAACAGTTCTTGCAGTTGTTTTTACGGCTCTGATGGTCATGTTTCTTGGCCTTCACTTTTTGAGTATGCCAGCGAACTTCCTGATTATGGGGATGCTGGTTTTATGGAAATTCATGTATCCTGCGCAGTCCGCAGATATGAATACCATGTTCTTTGTGCTTACCGGTGGACTTGTGCTGCTCGGTGAGGCACTGGAATTTATCTCCCAGTTAATGGGCGCTAAAAAGTACGGTGGGACAAAGAAAGGTAATCTTGGCGGCATCATTGGTGCCATCTGTGGTGCTATTATCGGTGCGCCATTCTTTCTTGGGTTAGGTGCCTTGCTTGGTGCACTTGGTGGCGCGTATGCAGGTTGCCTTATCTTCGAGATAGCACACGGACGTGAGTTACATGGTGCTATGGTTGCGGCTAAAGGCGCGTTTTATGGCAAATTTCTTGGTATGAGCATCAAGTTTGGCGTGGGCGTATTTGTCGTTGTCTATGGTGCAAAGCACATTTGGACCTAG
- a CDS encoding flavodoxin, giving the protein MASVFITYGSTTGNTAYVAESIQRTLEQSGHQVTIKDVADINVTDLTKTYDLCCLGCSTWGDDEIELQDDFIPVFEEIEHVDLSRKKIACFGCGDSSYEYYCGAVDAIEESCKNAGASIFTDSLKIDGDPKAEQADIDAWAQDLVAKLNA; this is encoded by the coding sequence ATGGCATCAGTATTCATTACGTACGGTTCCACGACAGGCAACACCGCATACGTTGCAGAAAGCATTCAGCGCACACTGGAACAAAGCGGTCACCAAGTTACTATCAAAGATGTTGCAGACATCAACGTTACTGACCTTACTAAAACGTATGATCTTTGCTGCCTTGGATGCTCCACCTGGGGCGATGACGAAATTGAACTACAGGATGACTTCATCCCTGTATTTGAAGAAATTGAACATGTTGATCTTTCAAGAAAAAAAATCGCTTGCTTCGGCTGCGGAGACAGCAGCTACGAATACTACTGCGGCGCTGTAGATGCCATTGAAGAATCATGCAAAAACGCAGGTGCATCAATCTTCACGGACTCACTCAAAATTGATGGTGATCCTAAAGCCGAGCAAGCAGACATTGACGCATGGGCGCAAGACCTTGTTGCTAAATTAAACGCATAA
- a CDS encoding pseudouridine synthase family protein: MIPNLSTATVPEHMNNTRLDGALSLFLPDAGIRTRRRIFDTHTVLVNGIPRSKGHTVSTGDQILLVEKTAPQETAEKYEENAKDTIQDSSSELKKELYIVHEDALFAAIYKPGGLHTATIAGKDTSSLETELPKLFADVPLPILVNRLDHLTSGMVMAAKSEEAAALFREIENAGAVEKIYLLLVHGSVPAPLQVTNKLDMAKRKVTKVLPEADPDPLRHTTFLPLLETTVPGDPSSSATLLMAAISKGARHQIRAHIASQGFPIVGDPLYGVAETHPTQIMYLHHYQIELGTFAATCPPNWPSWDLWKNSIPNK, from the coding sequence ATGATACCAAATCTCTCAACAGCTACTGTTCCGGAACACATGAATAACACCCGCCTTGACGGCGCACTCTCTCTATTCCTTCCTGATGCTGGCATACGTACACGCAGAAGGATTTTTGACACTCATACAGTCCTGGTTAACGGCATTCCCCGCTCAAAAGGCCATACGGTATCTACTGGTGATCAAATTCTTCTTGTAGAAAAAACAGCTCCTCAAGAGACAGCTGAAAAATATGAAGAGAATGCAAAAGATACTATTCAGGACAGCTCTTCTGAACTGAAGAAAGAACTATATATAGTGCACGAAGATGCCCTCTTTGCTGCAATCTACAAACCGGGCGGACTGCACACCGCTACTATAGCCGGAAAAGATACATCTAGCCTTGAAACTGAACTACCCAAGCTGTTTGCAGATGTGCCGCTGCCTATTCTAGTAAACAGACTTGACCACCTGACATCCGGCATGGTTATGGCTGCAAAGTCAGAAGAAGCCGCAGCCCTGTTCAGAGAAATTGAAAACGCAGGAGCTGTAGAAAAAATCTACCTTCTTCTTGTCCATGGTTCCGTGCCTGCGCCACTTCAAGTCACTAACAAACTTGATATGGCTAAACGCAAGGTAACCAAAGTACTTCCAGAAGCAGACCCTGATCCCCTACGCCACACAACATTCCTCCCACTTCTGGAAACCACAGTACCTGGCGATCCTTCCAGCTCCGCAACCCTCCTCATGGCGGCCATAAGTAAAGGTGCACGCCATCAAATCCGTGCCCACATTGCGTCGCAAGGCTTCCCTATTGTCGGTGACCCGCTTTATGGCGTTGCAGAAACACATCCAACCCAGATCATGTACCTCCACCACTACCAAATCGAACTTGGTACCTTTGCTGCCACGTGTCCTCCAAACTGGCCCTCATGGGATCTGTGGAAGAATTCAATTCCTAACAAGTAA
- a CDS encoding hybrid sensor histidine kinase/response regulator: protein MNTGQTQYILIAVADSKIASQLKEGIESSCGTPCLIGVTSSEAFSLASQNSDQLALAILDTALTDLSESLFYVTAEQSIPTLLLSDDYTEACTSCAMSPTIIDAVLKNSDLVSNVIEVVQRLHQNKNTYVLIVNSSASIRHFLSYVVSNYMLNPQIARSGKEALRLLEKQNFPLILIDAYLDDMPGVELTRLIRKQHPPEHTSIIGISGNSDMHISAMFLKSGASDFLNKPFKREELYCRMIQNLKMTELLHHLDQLNVLKNKMLGMAAHDLVTPITSIQGLASILEEGYAGSLTPEQKEIALAISSASSDMLTLVTDILDVSTIESGHMSIEKELIDLNEIVSQQVALAELSAARKSLSLHQKLEPLDTIQGDPKRIAQLIDNLLSNAIKFSEPETTIHINTKQDDLAIQLIVKDEGPGIAKNELEQLFTPFSKGTATPTGDESSHGLGLHIVKRIASAHNCVVDVASTLGKGTQFTVSFPLQAASK from the coding sequence ATGAATACAGGACAAACGCAATATATACTCATTGCTGTAGCTGATTCAAAAATAGCATCCCAGCTTAAAGAAGGGATAGAGTCATCATGTGGCACTCCATGCCTCATTGGCGTAACCTCTTCAGAAGCATTCAGCCTTGCCTCGCAAAACAGCGACCAACTGGCCTTGGCAATTCTTGATACAGCGCTGACAGATCTTTCAGAAAGTTTGTTCTACGTAACAGCAGAACAAAGCATCCCCACTCTGCTTCTTAGTGACGACTATACCGAAGCATGCACTTCTTGCGCCATGTCCCCTACAATCATTGATGCCGTACTCAAAAACAGCGACCTTGTTTCCAACGTTATCGAAGTAGTGCAACGCCTTCATCAAAACAAGAATACTTACGTCCTCATCGTCAACAGTTCAGCATCGATACGACATTTCCTCTCATATGTTGTCTCCAACTATATGCTGAACCCCCAAATAGCACGATCCGGCAAAGAAGCTCTGCGCCTTCTGGAAAAGCAGAATTTTCCTTTGATACTTATCGATGCCTACCTTGACGACATGCCTGGAGTTGAACTCACACGACTCATCCGTAAGCAGCATCCGCCAGAACACACATCAATTATCGGTATTTCCGGTAACTCAGACATGCATATTTCAGCCATGTTTCTTAAAAGTGGCGCCAGTGACTTTCTCAACAAGCCATTCAAACGAGAAGAACTGTACTGCCGAATGATTCAAAACTTAAAAATGACAGAACTGCTTCACCATCTTGATCAACTTAATGTTTTGAAAAATAAGATGCTTGGAATGGCTGCTCATGACCTCGTAACACCAATCACCAGCATTCAAGGACTGGCATCCATTCTCGAAGAAGGCTATGCAGGCAGCCTTACGCCAGAGCAAAAAGAAATCGCACTTGCAATTTCCTCAGCAAGTAGTGACATGCTCACACTCGTTACAGACATTCTAGACGTTTCAACTATTGAAAGTGGCCATATGTCCATTGAAAAAGAACTTATAGATCTTAATGAGATAGTATCCCAGCAAGTCGCCCTTGCCGAACTCTCTGCAGCAAGAAAATCTCTATCACTCCACCAAAAACTGGAGCCACTGGATACCATTCAGGGAGACCCAAAACGAATTGCACAACTTATCGACAACCTTCTCTCTAATGCCATCAAGTTTTCTGAGCCGGAAACCACTATCCACATCAACACAAAACAAGATGACCTAGCAATCCAACTTATTGTAAAAGACGAAGGTCCGGGAATCGCTAAAAACGAGCTTGAGCAACTATTTACCCCCTTCTCTAAGGGAACAGCTACTCCAACCGGAGATGAATCCAGTCATGGTCTGGGATTACACATCGTAAAGCGTATTGCTAGCGCCCATAATTGTGTTGTAGATGTAGCGAGCACATTAGGTAAGGGCACACAATTTACAGTCAGCTTTCCTTTACAGGCTGCTTCAAAATAA
- a CDS encoding HD-GYP domain-containing protein, with translation MPNDKTCQLELKEAHAQLFKYAEDLHKTITMLKNSHLELEMAYVDTVNRLAQAVEYKDEATGDHVLRICFFSAVLAHALGLSNEKVLRIYNSAAMHDVGKISIPDSILLKPGPLTAEEFEIIKTHTTVGAKILSNSKSSLLETGQVIALNHHERWDGTGYPNGLKGSRTPIEGRIVGLVDVYDALRSERPYKKPYSLEKTTTIIQQSSGKHFDPRIVKAFFENLPRITYIDDMLRSPKQHDVERLFKEVLPDCPLTHSFSITSIL, from the coding sequence ATGCCTAACGACAAAACCTGCCAGCTTGAACTCAAAGAAGCCCACGCTCAGCTTTTCAAGTATGCTGAAGACCTCCATAAAACCATAACCATGCTAAAAAATTCACACCTTGAGTTGGAGATGGCTTATGTTGATACCGTAAACAGGCTGGCACAGGCTGTGGAATATAAAGATGAAGCCACTGGCGACCACGTCCTGCGTATTTGTTTTTTTAGCGCAGTCCTTGCCCATGCACTTGGCCTGTCGAATGAAAAGGTACTTCGCATATACAACTCTGCCGCCATGCATGATGTCGGGAAAATAAGCATTCCTGATTCAATCCTTCTAAAACCGGGACCACTGACAGCAGAAGAATTTGAAATAATAAAGACCCATACAACAGTTGGTGCAAAAATATTGTCAAACTCCAAATCCAGTCTTCTTGAAACGGGACAGGTTATTGCCCTAAACCACCACGAGCGCTGGGATGGAACAGGTTATCCAAACGGACTTAAGGGTTCGAGAACTCCGATAGAAGGCCGTATAGTGGGACTAGTTGACGTTTATGACGCTCTTCGCTCCGAACGGCCTTATAAGAAGCCATACTCTTTGGAAAAAACTACAACCATTATCCAGCAAAGCTCCGGAAAGCATTTTGATCCTCGCATTGTGAAAGCATTCTTTGAAAACCTACCACGCATTACATATATTGATGATATGTTGCGCAGTCCGAAACAACATGACGTTGAGCGCCTCTTTAAGGAAGTGCTCCCTGACTGCCCGTTGACCCACAGTTTTTCTATCACGAGTATCTTATAA
- a CDS encoding response regulator has translation MEKQRTILIADDRPEIRTLVRITLTSDGFNVAECKNAQEAVSLAKTLAPHLIIMDIDMPGKYNGITATSMLTADPQTANIPIIMLTALKGAAKECLDSGASAYLTKPFSPIDLLKNVQQFARNK, from the coding sequence ATGGAAAAGCAAAGAACAATTCTTATTGCTGATGATCGCCCTGAAATACGGACACTTGTACGCATTACACTTACAAGTGACGGATTTAATGTAGCTGAGTGCAAAAACGCTCAGGAGGCAGTCAGCCTCGCCAAAACACTTGCCCCCCATCTTATCATCATGGATATCGACATGCCTGGTAAATATAACGGCATCACTGCAACCAGCATGCTGACAGCAGACCCTCAAACAGCCAATATCCCAATCATTATGCTCACAGCATTAAAAGGTGCAGCCAAAGAGTGTCTGGATAGCGGCGCTTCTGCCTACCTCACAAAGCCGTTCAGTCCTATAGACCTATTAAAGAACGTTCAGCAATTTGCGCGCAATAAGTAA
- a CDS encoding phage regulatory CII family protein, producing the protein MRETVTRVTQNMVLGARQSKWVAEQIGKPYPTMMRELNPYDQSAKLGADTLLDIMRATKDITALEFMAKELGYELSPVQLEMDHPFTDE; encoded by the coding sequence ATGAGAGAAACTGTAACTCGCGTGACACAAAACATGGTTCTAGGCGCACGGCAGTCAAAATGGGTAGCAGAGCAAATCGGAAAACCTTACCCAACTATGATGCGTGAATTAAATCCGTATGACCAGAGTGCAAAACTTGGCGCGGATACTCTACTCGACATCATGCGTGCCACCAAAGACATTACTGCCCTTGAATTTATGGCAAAAGAGCTTGGTTACGAACTCAGCCCTGTTCAGCTCGAAATGGATCACCCTTTCACCGACGAGTAA